A region from the Paenibacillus humicola genome encodes:
- the rluF gene encoding 23S rRNA pseudouridine(2604) synthase RluF produces the protein MRINKFISETGFCSRREADKLVEAGRVTINGSRAELGSQAEPGDDVRIDGRRIGEHRGHVYIALNKPVGITSTTEAHVAGNIVDFVGHPERIFPIGRLDKDSEGLILLTNDGDIVNRILRAEGRHEKEYIVTVDKPVTPLFVKAMSEGVRILGGMTLPCRVTRETERVFRIVLTEGKNRQIRRMCQALGFRVTRLRRIRIMNIHLGGLSVGKWRDLTAAELEELFALLDGRQEQPFPGK, from the coding sequence TTGAGAATCAATAAATTCATTAGCGAGACCGGGTTTTGCTCCCGGCGGGAGGCGGACAAGCTGGTCGAAGCCGGCCGGGTGACGATTAACGGCAGCAGGGCGGAGCTGGGCAGCCAGGCCGAACCGGGCGACGATGTCCGGATCGACGGCAGGCGTATCGGCGAACACAGGGGCCATGTCTATATCGCGCTGAACAAGCCGGTCGGCATCACGAGCACGACCGAGGCGCACGTCGCCGGCAATATCGTCGATTTCGTCGGCCATCCGGAACGGATATTTCCCATTGGCAGGCTGGACAAGGATTCGGAGGGGCTGATCCTGCTGACCAACGACGGGGATATCGTCAACCGGATTTTGCGGGCGGAGGGCCGGCACGAGAAGGAATATATCGTGACGGTGGACAAGCCGGTCACGCCGTTGTTCGTGAAGGCGATGAGCGAAGGCGTCCGCATTCTCGGCGGCATGACGCTGCCGTGCAGGGTGACGCGCGAAACGGAACGCGTATTCCGGATCGTGCTGACCGAGGGGAAGAACCGTCAAATTCGCCGGATGTGCCAGGCGCTGGGCTTCCGCGTCACGCGGCTGCGGCGTATTCGCATCATGAACATCCATCTCGGCGGCCTCAGTGTCGGGAAATGGCGAGATTTGACCGCTGCGGAGCTGGAGGAACTGTTCGCGCTGCTGGACGGCAGACAGGAGCAACCTTTTCCCGGGAAATAA
- the motB gene encoding flagellar motor protein MotB, whose product MSKKYKKGHDDDHMDESWLIPYADLLTLLLALFIVLYAMSSLDVKKFQELSAAFSVAFENGVGVLDSSALIDNGEQPDKQTRERPKSPDDSRQNAASLQELKKREQEDLEKLKKQIDQYIKANGLTTQLETKLNQSQLTITISDNALFPSGSAEVKPESKSLAQSIASMLVNYPGYEIVVSGHTDNEPIATAEFKSNWDLSSARAIRFMDILLANKKLDPRRFSAIGYGEYRPVASNDTPEGRSKNRRVEVSIIRNYIDPLAAKQVPATPKP is encoded by the coding sequence TTGAGCAAAAAGTATAAAAAAGGCCATGACGACGACCATATGGACGAGTCGTGGCTTATCCCGTACGCCGACCTGCTTACGCTGCTGCTCGCGCTCTTTATCGTGTTGTATGCAATGAGCTCGCTCGATGTGAAAAAATTTCAGGAGCTCAGCGCGGCCTTCAGCGTCGCCTTCGAGAACGGCGTCGGCGTGCTGGACAGTTCGGCCCTCATCGACAACGGCGAGCAGCCCGACAAGCAAACGAGAGAGCGGCCGAAATCGCCTGACGATAGCCGGCAGAACGCCGCATCGCTTCAGGAACTGAAGAAGAGAGAGCAGGAGGACCTCGAGAAGCTGAAGAAGCAGATCGATCAGTATATCAAGGCGAACGGACTGACGACGCAGCTTGAGACGAAGCTCAACCAGTCCCAGCTTACGATTACGATCAGCGACAATGCGCTGTTTCCTTCGGGAAGCGCAGAGGTCAAGCCCGAGTCGAAATCGCTCGCACAGTCGATCGCCAGCATGCTCGTCAATTACCCCGGGTACGAAATCGTCGTGTCCGGCCATACCGACAACGAGCCGATCGCGACGGCCGAATTCAAATCGAACTGGGATTTGAGCTCCGCCCGCGCCATTCGGTTCATGGACATTCTGCTCGCCAACAAAAAGCTCGATCCGAGACGGTTCAGCGCGATCGGCTACGGTGAATACCGGCCTGTCGCCTCGAACGATACGCCCGAAGGCCGGTCCAAAAACCGCCGGGTCGAAGTGTCGATCATCCGCAATTATATCGATCCGTTGGCCGCGAAGCAGGTTCCGGCAACGCCGAAGCCATAG